One genomic segment of Gammaproteobacteria bacterium includes these proteins:
- the rph gene encoding ribonuclease PH translates to MRPSGRSPDQLRPIKITRRFTKHAEGSVLVEFGDTRVICTASVERRVPRFMKDSNQGWVTAEYGMLPRSTGQRMHREAASGKQGGRTMEIQRLIGRSLRAVVNLELLADHTITIDCDVIQADGGTRTASITGGYVALVDACRHLHKTGAIKKDPLYGQIASVSVGIFNGVPVLDLDYAEDSAAETDMNVVMNEAGAFIEVQGTAEGHAFRMDELQSMLGLAQGGITTLLEQQRKALAEA, encoded by the coding sequence TACCAAGCATGCGGAGGGATCGGTTTTGGTGGAATTCGGCGATACCCGGGTGATTTGCACCGCATCGGTGGAGCGCCGGGTGCCGCGCTTCATGAAAGACAGCAATCAGGGTTGGGTCACGGCGGAATACGGCATGTTGCCGCGTTCTACCGGCCAGCGCATGCATCGCGAGGCCGCTTCGGGCAAACAGGGTGGCCGCACGATGGAGATTCAGCGCCTGATCGGCCGCTCGCTGCGGGCGGTGGTAAATCTGGAACTGCTGGCGGATCACACCATCACCATCGACTGTGACGTGATTCAGGCCGATGGCGGCACGCGCACGGCGTCGATCACCGGCGGCTATGTGGCGCTGGTGGACGCCTGCCGTCATTTGCACAAGACGGGCGCCATCAAAAAAGACCCGCTCTACGGCCAAATCGCCTCGGTATCGGTGGGAATTTTTAATGGCGTGCCGGTATTGGATCTCGATTATGCCGAAGATTCCGCCGCTGAAACGGATATGAATGTCGTGATGAATGAGGCCGGTGCCTTTATCGAAGTCCAAGGCACGGCGGAAGGCCACGCCTTCCGCATGGATGAGCTGCAATCGATGTTGGGGCTGGCACAGGGCGGGATCACCACGCTGCTCGAACAACAACGCAAGGCATTGGCGGAAGCGTAA
- the rdgB gene encoding RdgB/HAM1 family non-canonical purine NTP pyrophosphatase, which produces MKQRLVLATGNRGKVREIGEMLAEFSWDVVPQTDCNVTEIEETGLSFVENAILKARNAAAQTGLPAIADDSGLEVDFLRGAPGIYSSRYAGVDASDSDNVSKLLTAMADVPDTERSARFQCLMVFMRHAHDPTPLICQGTWEGRILHAPRGNGGFGYDPVFFVPEQNCASAELTPAVKNQLSHRGQALRKLVENLKALSM; this is translated from the coding sequence ATGAAGCAAAGGCTGGTACTTGCCACGGGCAATCGCGGCAAGGTGCGTGAGATCGGTGAAATGCTCGCTGAATTTTCATGGGACGTGGTGCCGCAAACCGATTGCAACGTCACTGAAATTGAAGAGACAGGTTTGAGCTTCGTTGAAAACGCGATCCTCAAGGCGCGCAATGCGGCGGCGCAAACGGGATTACCGGCGATTGCCGACGATTCCGGGCTGGAAGTGGATTTTCTGCGCGGCGCACCGGGGATTTATTCTTCGCGCTACGCGGGCGTTGATGCGTCTGATAGTGACAACGTCAGCAAGCTGTTAACCGCGATGGCCGATGTGCCGGATACGGAACGCAGTGCCCGGTTTCAGTGTCTGATGGTGTTCATGCGTCATGCGCACGATCCAACGCCGCTGATTTGTCAGGGCACATGGGAAGGCCGCATTCTGCATGCGCCACGCGGCAATGGTGGTTTTGGTTATGACCCAGTGTTTTTTGTACCGGAACAGAATTGTGCAAGCGCGGAATTGACACCCGCGGTAAAGAATCAATTGAGTCATCGTGGACAGGCATTACGGAAGTTGGTTGAAAATTTGAAGGCATTGTCAATGTAG
- a CDS encoding tRNA 5-hydroxyuridine modification protein YegQ: MKAPELLAPAGTLNNMRYAFAYGADAVYAGQPRYSLRVRNNDFDLNNLAIGIDEAHRLGKKFFVASNLMPHNRKVDSYLGDMEPVIALKPDALIMADPGLIMMVREKWPEMPIHLSVQANTVNYAAVKFWKSLGLSRVILSRELSLEEIEDIRQRCPDMELEVFVHGALCIAYSGRCLLSGYFNHRDPNQGTCTNACRWEYGVSPARETETGDIQKIEFDVFKAMTETGYADRSDIPRHPLADNVYLIAEKNRPDDWMPILEDEHGTYIMNSKDLRAIEHVERLAKIGIDSLKIEGRTKSHYYVARTAQTYRQAIDDAVAGRPFNPRLMGILENLANRGYTDGFYQRHHSVEQQNYIEGISKSVQQQFVGEITGYDRTTGIADVEVKNKFRVGDELELILPQGNRMIRLERMESLKGEAMNEAPGAGYHVRIPLPDANTDYGLIARQL; encoded by the coding sequence ATGAAAGCACCCGAACTACTCGCCCCTGCTGGCACCCTCAACAACATGCGCTATGCCTTTGCTTATGGCGCGGATGCGGTATATGCCGGCCAGCCACGCTACAGCTTGCGGGTGCGCAATAACGATTTCGATTTGAACAATCTTGCTATCGGCATCGATGAAGCGCACAGACTCGGCAAAAAGTTTTTTGTCGCCAGCAATCTGATGCCGCATAACCGCAAGGTAGACAGCTATCTTGGTGACATGGAACCGGTGATTGCACTCAAACCGGATGCGCTGATCATGGCCGATCCTGGCCTGATCATGATGGTGCGCGAAAAGTGGCCGGAGATGCCGATTCATCTTTCGGTGCAGGCCAACACCGTGAACTACGCGGCGGTTAAATTCTGGAAGTCACTGGGACTATCGCGCGTCATCCTGTCGCGTGAATTGTCACTGGAAGAAATCGAAGATATTCGCCAACGCTGCCCAGACATGGAGCTGGAAGTGTTTGTCCATGGTGCATTGTGTATCGCTTATTCCGGCCGTTGCCTGCTCTCCGGTTATTTTAATCATCGCGACCCGAATCAAGGTACCTGCACTAATGCCTGCCGCTGGGAATATGGCGTTAGCCCTGCCCGCGAGACCGAAACAGGCGATATTCAAAAAATAGAGTTCGATGTCTTTAAGGCAATGACCGAAACCGGTTACGCCGATCGCAGCGACATTCCACGCCATCCGTTGGCGGATAATGTGTATTTGATTGCCGAAAAGAACCGGCCAGATGATTGGATGCCGATCCTTGAAGACGAACACGGCACCTACATCATGAATTCAAAGGACTTGCGCGCGATTGAGCACGTTGAGCGGTTGGCAAAAATCGGCATCGACTCACTCAAGATCGAAGGCCGCACCAAGTCACATTATTACGTTGCCCGCACTGCGCAGACCTATCGTCAGGCAATCGATGATGCCGTGGCTGGCCGCCCGTTTAATCCGCGCCTGATGGGCATCCTCGAAAACCTCGCTAATCGCGGCTACACCGATGGCTTTTATCAACGCCATCACAGCGTGGAACAGCAGAATTACATCGAAGGCATTTCAAAATCGGTGCAACAACAATTCGTGGGTGAAATTACGGGTTATGACAGAACGACAGGCATAGCCGATGTGGAGGTCAAAAACAAATTCCGTGTCGGCGATGAGCTGGAGCTGATTCTGCCGCAGGGCAATCGCATGATTCGCCTGGAGCGCATGGAAAGCCTGAAGGGCGAAGCGATGAACGAAGCCCCCGGCGCGGGATATCACGTCCGCATCCCGCTACCGGACGCCAACACTGATTACGGATTGATTGCGCGACAACTGTAG
- a CDS encoding CHRD domain-containing protein — MSKHMSAIICTSLCLLWNVNSYADQEKPKNFTANLSGGEQVLAATIKDANNNNITIPIGPLVTGAHGHARFSLSSDHTMLHYQFEAMGFSTPLFMAHIHLGPEGANGPVILWLFGDQSNAPFPLPRNDGPWTGSISGTLTAANLIPAPGLGLNTFEDAVMNIMHGNAYINLHTTKNVPGEIRGQIHQMGHGPFEKMGDMH, encoded by the coding sequence ATGTCTAAACATATGTCCGCGATCATTTGCACCAGCTTGTGCCTGCTATGGAATGTCAACAGTTATGCCGATCAGGAGAAACCGAAAAATTTCACCGCCAACCTTAGCGGTGGCGAACAGGTGTTAGCTGCAACGATTAAAGACGCAAATAATAACAATATTACGATTCCTATTGGACCACTGGTCACCGGCGCCCATGGCCATGCTCGCTTTTCCTTATCGAGCGACCATACGATGCTGCATTATCAATTCGAGGCAATGGGGTTTAGTACGCCGTTGTTCATGGCCCACATCCATCTTGGACCTGAAGGCGCCAATGGCCCGGTGATACTCTGGCTCTTTGGAGATCAAAGCAATGCGCCCTTCCCTCTGCCACGAAATGACGGGCCGTGGACCGGATCGATAAGTGGCACACTTACCGCCGCCAATCTAATTCCGGCACCTGGCCTTGGACTCAATACCTTTGAAGATGCGGTCATGAACATCATGCATGGAAACGCGTATATCAATCTGCATACAACGAAGAATGTTCCAGGTGAAATACGCGGCCAAATTCATCAAATGGGCCATGGTCCATTTGAAAAAATGGGCGATATGCACTAA
- a CDS encoding YdcF family protein, which produces MDLLINYLFKSLLLPPGLFLMLLAIGWILLWFRPFLAKLLLGLVLVLGYLLSTSWISHALIDQLQTMPALTADQVKRSGAGAIVVLSAGRYKDAPEYGGDTVEESTLIRLRYGAYLHRITGLPILVTGGYGFDTSGDSLAQVMAAALKNDYGITDVWLEGESRTTGENAMFSKKVLDEKGVKRVLLVTHAWHMPRSVAIFKQAGLDVVPAPTMFLLEHDSGVLQFFPNPGALTTSYYAMHELVGRAWYAIRY; this is translated from the coding sequence ATGGATTTACTTATTAATTACCTCTTTAAGAGTTTATTGTTGCCGCCGGGTTTGTTTTTGATGTTGTTGGCGATCGGCTGGATATTGCTGTGGTTCCGGCCATTTCTGGCCAAGCTGTTGCTGGGGCTGGTTTTGGTGCTGGGCTATCTGCTGAGCACGTCCTGGATCTCGCATGCATTGATTGATCAGTTACAGACTATGCCGGCGCTGACGGCAGATCAGGTCAAACGTTCAGGTGCTGGGGCAATCGTGGTGTTGTCGGCCGGGCGTTACAAAGATGCCCCGGAATATGGTGGGGACACCGTCGAAGAAAGTACGCTGATCCGGCTGCGTTATGGCGCTTATTTGCATCGCATCACCGGGTTACCAATTCTGGTGACTGGCGGTTACGGTTTCGACACCAGTGGCGATAGTCTGGCACAAGTCATGGCGGCAGCATTAAAAAATGACTATGGCATCACTGACGTATGGTTGGAAGGCGAAAGCCGCACCACGGGCGAGAATGCCATGTTCTCGAAAAAGGTCCTCGATGAAAAAGGTGTAAAGCGCGTTTTGCTGGTCACCCATGCCTGGCATATGCCGCGTTCGGTGGCGATTTTCAAGCAAGCGGGGCTGGATGTGGTACCGGCACCTACTATGTTTTTACTGGAACATGACAGCGGTGTGCTACAGTTTTTTCCGAATCCGGGCGCGTTAACGACCAGCTATTATGCGATGCATGAGCTGGTAGGCAGGGCTTGGTACGCGATTCGCTACTGA